A genomic stretch from Raphanus sativus cultivar WK10039 unplaced genomic scaffold, ASM80110v3 Scaffold0909, whole genome shotgun sequence includes:
- the LOC108811437 gene encoding probable serine/threonine-protein kinase At1g54610: MGCVLGRPGSPGSVVSSRIESNRKEVNNVSVTKTETRQNTSVVVAAAASASTSEEVVNHHKEENGVAVIEAKERKPKGERRRSSKPDPRRSNPPKNLLGEQVAAGWPPWLSEVCGEALNGWLPRKADSFEKIEKIGSGTYSNVYKARDSLTGSIVALKKVRCEVLERESLRFMAREILILRRLDHPNVIKLEGLVTSRMSNSLYLVFRYMHHDLAGLAASPDITFTEQQVKCYMKQLLSGLEHCHNRGVLHRDIKGSNLLIDDGGVLRIGDFGLATFYDASKRQRMTNRVVTLWYRAPELLHGVEEYNVGIDLWSAGCILAELLSGRPIMPGRNEVEQLHRIYKLCGSPSEEYWRKIRLPSHQKHAHHRPLPQFKRKVREVFKEFSPQALSLLDTLLAIDPSERQTASDALMSDFFMTEPFPCEPSDLPKYPPSKEIDARKRDEEFRRQREARKVQGESRRRIRLPRERAHPRAMPAPEANAENQSNIDRMRLITHANAKSKSDKFPPPHQDGSLGFQVGSSRRLDPSEIPFSSNSFAASYSKEPLQTWSGPLAPIGASDSAAQRRKDVNKERRMAAKLKGKRIVT; encoded by the exons ATGGGTTGTGTATTGGGTCGACCTGGATCTCCAGGATCAGTAGTTAGCTCAAGGATCGAGTCTAATCGAAAGGAAGTTAACAATGTGTCTGTGACTAAAACCGAAACCAGACAGAACACtagtgttgttgttgctgctgctgcctCTGCTTCTACTAGTGAGGAGGTTGTGAATCATCACAAGGAAGAGAATGGCGTTGCTGTCATAGAAGCCAAAGAGAGGAAACCTAAAGGCGAGAGACGAAGGTCTAGTAAGCCTGACCCGAGACGGAGCAACCCACCAAAGAACTTGCTCGGTGAGCAAGTTGCTGCCGGATGGCCACCGTGGCTGTCTGAAGTCTGCGGTGAAGCTCTAAACGGATGGCTTCCAAGAAAAGCTGATTCCTTTGAGAAGATTGAGAAg ATTGGATCAGGAACGTATAGTAATGTGTACAAGGCGAGAGATTCATTGACAGGAAGTATTGTAGCGTTAAAGAAAGTGCGGTGCGAAGTTTTGGAACGCGAGAGCTTGAGATTCATGGCTAGAGAGATTCTGATCCTGAGGAGATTAGATCATCCCAATGTTATCAAACTAGAAGGTTTGGTTACTTCGAGGATGTCGAATAGTTTATACTTGGTGTTCCGTTACATGCATCACGACCTTGCTGGTCTAGCTGCAAGCCCGGACATAACATTTACCGAGCAACAG gttaaATGCTATATGAAGCAACTCCTCTCGGGGCTCGAGCACTGCCACAACAGAGGAGTTCTCCACCGCGACATCAAAGGATCAAACCTTCTCATAGACGACGGAGGAGTTCTCAGAATAGGCGACTTCGGTCTCGCGACGTTCTACGACGCTAGCAAAAGACAGAGGATGACGAACAGGGTTGTTACTCTATGGTACAGAGCGCCTGAGCTTCTCCACGGTGTCGAAGAGTACAATGTAGGCATTGATCTGTGGAGCGCAGGGTGCATTTTGGCGGAGCTGTTATCGGGTAGACCGATCATGCCGGGTCGTAACGAGGTAGAGCAGTTGCACAGGATATATAAGCTGTGCGGTTCGCCTTCTGAAGAGTACTGGAGGAAGATTAGGCTTCCTTCTCATCAGAAGCATGCTCATCACAGGCCTTTGCCTCAGTTCAAAAGAAAAGTAAGAGAGGTTTTCAAGGAGTTCTCTCCTCAGGCGCTTTCTTTGCTCGATACGCTCTTGGCTATTGATCCTTCTGAGCGTCAGACAGCTTCGGATGCGCTGATGAGTGAT TTCTTCATGACGGAGCCATTTCCATGTGAACCTTCTGATCTACCTAAGTATCCTCCAAGTAAAGAGATTGATGCTAGGAAACGAGATGAAGAGTTTAGAAG ACAAAGGGAAGCACGTAAAGTTCAAGGAGAGAGCAGAAGAAGAATCAGACTACCTAGAGAACGAGCTCATCCAAGAGCAATGCCTGCTCCTGAAGCCAATGCCGAGAACCAATCCAACATTGAT agGATGCGTTTGATCACGCATGCGAATGCTAAGAGCAAGAGCGACAAGTTTCCTCCACCGCATCAAGACGGGTCGCTTGGTTTTCAGGTGGGATCTTCACGGAGACTGGATCCATCGGAGATACCGTTTAGCTCAAACTCGTTCGCTGCTTCTTACTCCAAAGAGCCGTTACAGACATGGTCAGGCCCTTTGGCTCCTATTGGAGCGTCTGACTCGGCTGCACAGAGGAGAAAGGATGTTAACAAGGAGAGGAGAATGGCTGCTAAGCTTAAAGGGAAAAGAATCGTTACTTAA